One Owenweeksia hongkongensis DSM 17368 genomic region harbors:
- a CDS encoding MerR family transcriptional regulator — protein MSMNDEIEKRYYTIGEVAAILDVNTSLVRFWEKEFDILKPKRNKKGNRLFTLKDLDNIKLIYHLVKERGFTLEGAQTKLRENREDTAKNAEVVDKLKMIRQALMEIKREL, from the coding sequence ATGAGCATGAACGATGAAATAGAAAAGCGCTATTACACCATTGGTGAGGTGGCGGCTATTTTGGACGTGAATACCTCATTGGTACGCTTTTGGGAAAAGGAGTTTGACATTCTTAAGCCCAAGCGAAACAAAAAGGGCAACCGCCTTTTTACGTTGAAAGACCTGGATAATATCAAGCTTATTTATCATTTGGTAAAAGAGAGAGGTTTTACTTTGGAAGGTGCTCAAACCAAATTGCGGGAAAACCGCGAAGACACCGCCAAAAATGCTGAAGTAGTAGATAAGCTCAAGATGATCCGTCAGGCTTTGATGGAGATAAAGAGAGAACTTT
- a CDS encoding M23 family metallopeptidase — protein sequence MAKVKYYYDPKTLSYRKIEKGTRYKIRNTAIFLASSALMGALFYLVADNFINSPKEKRLHREVENMKIQYDILNGKMNQAVAVLEGLQKRDDDIYRVIFEAEPIPNTIRKAGFGGANRYKKLEGFDNSELIKETAQRMDQITKEIYVQSRSFDEIVDMAEDKTKLLAAIPAIQPVANKDLKRMASGFGLRVDPFTKARKMHNGMDFSAQIGTPVYATGDGKVIRADNRASGFGNHIRIDHGYGYTTVYAHLNEYNVRKGQKVKRGEIIGFVGNTGRSRGPHLHYEVWLNDDKLNPVNFYYGELSPEEFSTIIQMSSQPNQSFD from the coding sequence ATGGCGAAGGTCAAGTACTATTACGACCCTAAAACATTATCCTATCGAAAAATAGAGAAGGGGACGCGTTATAAAATACGCAATACCGCTATTTTTCTGGCTTCCTCAGCTTTGATGGGAGCGTTATTCTATTTGGTGGCTGACAATTTTATCAATTCACCCAAGGAAAAACGGCTGCACCGTGAGGTGGAAAATATGAAGATTCAGTATGATATCCTTAACGGGAAGATGAATCAGGCTGTAGCGGTGCTTGAAGGTTTGCAAAAGCGGGATGATGATATTTATCGAGTAATTTTTGAAGCAGAACCTATCCCTAATACTATTCGAAAGGCGGGATTTGGTGGAGCTAACCGTTATAAAAAGCTTGAAGGGTTTGACAATAGTGAGCTTATAAAAGAGACAGCTCAACGCATGGATCAGATTACCAAAGAGATTTATGTACAAAGCCGCTCTTTTGATGAAATAGTGGATATGGCCGAAGATAAAACTAAGTTGTTAGCTGCGATTCCTGCTATTCAGCCCGTGGCTAACAAAGATTTAAAAAGGATGGCATCTGGTTTTGGACTTCGTGTAGATCCGTTTACCAAGGCTCGTAAAATGCACAACGGTATGGATTTTAGTGCTCAAATCGGAACTCCAGTATACGCTACAGGTGATGGAAAAGTGATTCGTGCGGATAACCGTGCCAGTGGTTTTGGTAACCATATCCGCATAGATCATGGTTATGGCTACACCACGGTGTACGCTCACCTTAATGAATATAATGTCCGTAAAGGGCAGAAAGTGAAGCGTGGGGAAATAATAGGTTTTGTTGGAAACACTGGTCGTTCCCGTGGTCCACACTTGCATTATGAAGTATGGTTAAACGATGATAAATTGAATCCTGTAAACTTCTATTACGGTGAGCTTTCTCCAGAAGAGTTTAGCACAATTATTCAAATGTCTAGTCAGCCTAACCAATCATTCGATTAA
- the alaS gene encoding alanine--tRNA ligase has translation MDQSQKWTARKIRQSFLDFFEARKHDIVPSAPIVLKGDPTLMFTNAGMNQFKDYFLGNDTPKNTRVTDTQKCLRVSGKHNDLEEVGHDTYHHTMFEMLGNWSFGDYFKTEAIEWAWTLLTEVYGLDKDRLYVTVFEGDKEDELEKDQDSFNNWKKFTAEDRILNGNKKDNFWEMGASGPCGPSSEIHIDLRNDDERAKVDARTLVNMDHPQVVEIWNLVFIEFNRKADGSLEKLPAKHVDTGMGFERLCMALQGKQSNYDTDVFTPLIAKIENLSGIAYGKDEQQTIAIRVIADHVRAVAFAIADGQLPSNTGAGYVIRRILRRAIRYGFSYLNMKEAFIYQLVEILAEQMGEFFPEIQSQKQLVEKVIHEEENSFLRTLEQGLSRLDQIIAETDGKMVEGAKVFELYDTFGFPPDLTGLILSEQGYSYNQKGYDTEMTSQKERARSAGKLDTGDWVTLKDDEKEEFIGYDYTSAQVSITRYRKVVAKKKELYQLVFSLTPFYPEGGGQVGDKGLLHNDNEKIEIIDTKKEHGVIIHIAEKLPENLDAKFQAEVNTELRTDASYNHSATHLLHQALREVLGTHVEQKGSLVAPNHLRFDFSHFSKVTDEEIQQIEDLVNNRVQKNFSLEEFRNIPINKAQEMGAMMLFGEKYGDTVRAIKFGESIELCGGIHVGATGEIGLFKITHEGAVAAGIRRIEALTGATARKYVNEHIETLNTIKQELKNVKDLIAGINSLKDENSKLKKQIEELIREKAKGEKDVWVNNAIQKDGYTLIIQKTALDGGAVKDLLFQIKNENENIAAVIGVDMGDKAQIAVAFSDELAKEKGWHAGNMVKELAREIKGGGGGQPFFATAGGKDPAGIDKALEKAKTLL, from the coding sequence ATGGATCAATCCCAAAAATGGACCGCCCGTAAAATTCGTCAATCGTTTCTTGACTTTTTTGAAGCACGAAAACATGACATCGTTCCTTCTGCACCAATAGTGCTAAAAGGCGACCCTACACTGATGTTTACCAATGCTGGTATGAATCAGTTTAAGGATTACTTTTTGGGAAATGACACTCCAAAAAACACCCGTGTTACGGATACTCAAAAATGTCTTCGCGTAAGCGGAAAACACAATGACCTGGAAGAGGTGGGCCATGATACCTACCACCACACCATGTTTGAAATGCTGGGTAACTGGAGTTTTGGTGATTATTTTAAAACCGAAGCCATAGAGTGGGCCTGGACATTATTGACGGAAGTGTACGGTTTGGATAAAGATCGACTTTACGTTACCGTATTTGAAGGTGACAAAGAAGATGAACTTGAAAAAGATCAGGACTCTTTTAACAACTGGAAAAAATTTACCGCTGAGGATAGAATCCTTAACGGAAATAAAAAAGATAACTTTTGGGAAATGGGGGCTTCAGGCCCATGTGGACCAAGTTCTGAAATACACATCGACCTACGAAATGACGATGAGCGCGCAAAAGTAGATGCGCGCACTTTGGTAAATATGGACCATCCACAAGTGGTGGAAATATGGAACCTTGTATTTATAGAATTTAACCGCAAGGCTGATGGAAGCTTAGAAAAGCTACCTGCCAAGCACGTAGATACTGGGATGGGCTTTGAGAGACTTTGCATGGCTTTACAAGGCAAGCAATCCAATTATGATACGGATGTGTTTACTCCGCTTATCGCGAAAATTGAAAACCTCAGCGGAATCGCTTATGGTAAAGATGAACAGCAAACCATTGCAATCCGTGTAATTGCTGACCATGTACGTGCAGTGGCGTTTGCTATTGCAGATGGACAATTGCCTTCAAATACTGGTGCTGGATATGTGATCCGAAGAATTTTGAGAAGAGCTATCCGTTATGGATTCTCTTACCTTAATATGAAGGAAGCTTTCATATACCAATTGGTAGAAATTCTGGCTGAGCAAATGGGCGAATTTTTCCCGGAGATACAGTCGCAGAAGCAGTTGGTAGAGAAAGTAATTCACGAAGAAGAGAATTCGTTCCTAAGAACTTTGGAGCAAGGCCTTAGCCGCCTCGATCAAATTATTGCTGAAACTGATGGCAAAATGGTAGAAGGCGCAAAGGTTTTTGAATTGTATGACACATTTGGTTTTCCACCAGATTTGACCGGACTTATTCTTAGCGAGCAAGGGTATAGCTACAATCAAAAAGGCTATGACACCGAAATGACTTCACAAAAGGAGCGCGCACGAAGTGCCGGGAAGTTAGACACCGGAGACTGGGTAACTCTGAAGGATGATGAAAAGGAAGAATTTATTGGTTATGATTATACTTCTGCTCAGGTTTCCATTACGCGTTATCGCAAAGTAGTAGCTAAGAAAAAAGAACTTTATCAATTGGTATTTAGCCTTACTCCTTTTTACCCCGAAGGTGGTGGGCAAGTTGGTGATAAAGGGCTATTACACAATGACAATGAAAAGATTGAAATCATTGACACCAAAAAAGAGCACGGTGTAATTATTCACATTGCTGAAAAGCTTCCTGAAAATCTTGATGCTAAATTTCAGGCAGAAGTAAACACCGAGTTACGCACTGACGCATCCTACAACCACAGTGCAACGCACTTGCTGCATCAAGCTTTGCGCGAAGTGTTAGGAACACACGTAGAACAAAAAGGATCATTGGTAGCTCCAAATCACTTGCGTTTTGACTTTAGTCACTTTTCAAAAGTGACGGATGAAGAAATTCAGCAAATTGAGGATTTGGTAAATAACCGTGTTCAGAAAAACTTCTCACTAGAGGAATTCAGAAATATCCCAATAAACAAAGCGCAGGAAATGGGCGCTATGATGTTGTTTGGTGAAAAATATGGCGACACCGTTCGTGCTATTAAATTTGGCGAATCCATTGAACTTTGCGGAGGTATTCATGTAGGAGCTACCGGTGAGATTGGTTTATTTAAAATCACTCACGAAGGTGCTGTAGCTGCAGGCATTCGCAGAATTGAAGCACTTACCGGAGCTACTGCCCGAAAGTATGTGAATGAGCACATCGAAACCTTGAACACCATTAAGCAAGAACTTAAAAACGTAAAAGACCTGATTGCCGGAATCAATAGCTTGAAAGACGAAAACAGCAAGCTGAAAAAGCAAATTGAAGAACTGATTCGCGAAAAGGCAAAAGGCGAAAAAGATGTGTGGGTGAACAATGCCATTCAAAAAGATGGCTACACTTTGATTATCCAAAAAACTGCTTTGGATGGGGGCGCTGTGAAGGACCTTCTTTTCCAAATCAAAAATGAAAATGAAAATATTGCCGCTGTAATTGGCGTTGATATGGGCGATAAAGCGCAAATTGCAGTTGCCTTTAGTGACGAACTTGCCAAAGAAAAGGGCTGGCATGCGGGCAATATGGTGAAAGAACTTGCTCGTGAAATCAAAGGTGGTGGCGGTGGCCAACCATTTTTTGCAACAGCTGGAGGTAAAGACCCAGCAGGTATTGACAAAGCACTTGAAAAAGCTAAAACTCTCTTATAA
- a CDS encoding OmpH family outer membrane protein, giving the protein MKTFNTVAIIVLIVAVGYLFIKDSGSGSSAISPANDSEVAENLKGQDFKGVRVAYINTDSLVRKYDLHKELQEKLAGRARILEQDMANKAQVFQQNVELLQKQAPNMSEAELQAAQMDLQQSQQSLMAYRDEKGAELAKEQRSLDSLIMDDLKDIVENVKDEFGLDYILSYDPNSILLAANENYNITAVVVERLNKKHNQGKASKEEE; this is encoded by the coding sequence ATGAAGACTTTTAACACTGTAGCAATTATCGTTTTAATAGTAGCCGTTGGCTATTTGTTTATTAAAGATTCAGGCAGCGGGAGCTCCGCAATATCACCAGCTAATGATAGTGAGGTAGCTGAAAACTTGAAAGGCCAAGATTTTAAGGGTGTACGTGTGGCGTATATCAATACTGATTCTTTAGTAAGAAAATATGATCTTCATAAAGAACTTCAGGAAAAATTGGCGGGCCGCGCTCGTATTTTGGAGCAGGATATGGCCAATAAGGCACAGGTTTTTCAGCAGAATGTAGAGCTTTTGCAAAAGCAGGCCCCAAATATGAGTGAAGCTGAATTGCAGGCTGCACAAATGGATTTGCAACAATCGCAACAGTCGCTTATGGCTTATCGTGATGAAAAGGGAGCTGAATTAGCGAAAGAACAGCGCAGCCTTGATTCTTTGATAATGGATGATTTAAAGGATATAGTGGAAAATGTAAAGGACGAATTCGGTTTGGACTACATTTTGAGCTACGACCCAAATAGCATTTTGCTTGCGGCTAATGAAAACTACAATATCACAGCAGTGGTAGTAGAGCGCCTAAATAAGAAGCACAATCAAGGAAAGGCTTCTAAAGAAGAAGAGTAA
- a CDS encoding AlbA family DNA-binding domain-containing protein → MNPHPYPFKKSIQELTFADLEEYFSQKRRENQHLEFKSGEVTIDKILKEVGAFLNAEGGVLIIGAPRELERPHDTGVCIGELTKSSFESVDTVKTYLSNDIIPPPPRLEIVQLQDSTRNVFVIDIPASPAAPHQVLRNGKYYFRDGDMSRPARHREVEKMFANRQNGNLQIQLKLDKEVDDLSLAISIENLSSKTAKNIGYKVQCLPVRQMERFVVEKYFHKTLNQHQSWKDKVSIPYSSERIYIQVDTFGENLITKTKAAFVAIAKTRTELLATYYSEEINAPSPVVFFETNKYLLA, encoded by the coding sequence ATGAACCCACATCCCTATCCGTTTAAAAAAAGCATACAGGAATTAACCTTTGCCGATTTAGAGGAATACTTTTCGCAGAAGCGAAGGGAAAATCAGCACCTAGAGTTTAAGAGTGGGGAGGTTACGATTGACAAAATTCTTAAAGAAGTTGGAGCCTTTCTCAATGCAGAAGGTGGTGTTTTAATAATTGGCGCTCCTAGAGAACTTGAACGACCCCATGATACAGGTGTTTGCATTGGTGAACTCACCAAGTCCAGTTTTGAATCGGTAGATACGGTAAAGACATATTTATCAAATGATATAATTCCTCCGCCACCTCGATTAGAAATTGTACAGCTTCAGGATTCCACCCGCAATGTATTTGTGATTGATATTCCTGCCAGCCCAGCCGCTCCTCATCAAGTGTTGCGAAATGGAAAGTACTACTTTAGAGATGGAGATATGTCCCGTCCCGCGCGTCATCGAGAAGTGGAGAAAATGTTTGCCAACAGGCAAAATGGAAACCTGCAAATACAACTAAAACTGGACAAGGAAGTTGATGATTTAAGCTTGGCTATCTCTATTGAAAACCTAAGTTCGAAAACTGCGAAAAACATTGGTTACAAAGTGCAGTGTTTGCCGGTAAGGCAAATGGAGCGTTTTGTTGTAGAGAAATATTTTCACAAAACTCTGAACCAACATCAATCATGGAAAGACAAAGTTTCTATTCCATATAGCAGTGAGCGAATTTACATTCAGGTGGACACTTTTGGCGAAAACCTAATTACCAAAACAAAAGCAGCCTTTGTAGCAATAGCCAAGACCAGAACCGAGCTTTTGGCTACTTATTACTCTGAAGAAATAAATGCCCCGAGCCCGGTAGTTTTTTTTGAAACCAATAAATATCTTCTGGCGTAA
- a CDS encoding AI-2E family transporter, which translates to MDNTNTIKGVLIFMAVVLSFYLLKILSFIFIPFISAIFLALLFTPLMRWLRRKKVPKWASVTISAFIMLVVLFGTYQLIGLSVRQITQGQTEFWEKADESLTTTWAPVTDMLDIEVSSNNDESIAKELMDNDKVSEWVYSHFGSTIAVVQRMVVTILMMLFFLILLLSGSLNVQQIFGTLVFNRKNSSVKAFSKIESSIVTFIKVKTLTSLMTGIGFGLTCYFFGVSFALFWGLIAFATNYVQMIGSVVVTIFLALFALIDLTAPGSFLAFVLILVGIQVLVGGVLEPIFMGQSFRINTITVLVMLMLWGYIWGVAGLILSVPITVMLKIIFEQFKSTEVIVKVME; encoded by the coding sequence ATGGACAACACGAATACTATTAAGGGAGTTCTCATTTTTATGGCCGTGGTTCTTAGCTTTTATCTGCTAAAAATTCTTTCCTTCATTTTTATCCCTTTTATATCCGCCATTTTTTTGGCGCTGCTTTTTACACCTCTTATGCGCTGGTTAAGGCGTAAAAAAGTTCCAAAGTGGGCGTCCGTCACTATTTCCGCTTTTATAATGCTCGTGGTGCTTTTTGGCACCTATCAACTTATTGGTCTTAGTGTAAGACAAATAACACAAGGTCAAACAGAATTTTGGGAAAAGGCTGACGAAAGTTTAACTACCACATGGGCTCCAGTCACAGACATGCTTGACATTGAAGTTTCATCTAATAATGATGAAAGCATCGCCAAAGAACTCATGGATAATGACAAAGTATCTGAATGGGTGTACAGTCATTTTGGAAGCACCATTGCCGTAGTTCAGCGGATGGTAGTTACTATCCTCATGATGCTTTTCTTTTTAATTCTTCTCCTATCTGGATCCTTAAATGTTCAACAGATTTTTGGCACTCTCGTTTTCAATAGAAAAAACTCATCAGTAAAAGCATTTAGCAAAATTGAAAGCAGCATTGTTACGTTTATAAAAGTTAAAACACTTACCAGCTTAATGACAGGAATCGGTTTTGGACTGACCTGTTATTTCTTTGGGGTAAGCTTTGCCTTGTTTTGGGGTTTAATAGCATTTGCCACCAACTATGTGCAAATGATAGGCTCCGTTGTTGTTACTATCTTCCTGGCCCTTTTTGCTTTAATCGATCTGACCGCACCGGGGTCATTTCTTGCCTTTGTATTAATCCTTGTCGGCATTCAAGTTTTGGTAGGAGGTGTTTTAGAGCCCATTTTTATGGGGCAATCTTTTAGGATAAACACCATTACCGTACTCGTAATGCTTATGCTGTGGGGCTACATTTGGGGTGTTGCAGGGCTTATTCTTTCTGTTCCAATTACCGTAATGCTCAAAATTATTTTTGAGCAATTCAAAAGTACCGAGGTAATTGTAAAGGTGATGGAGTAA
- a CDS encoding DUF1569 domain-containing protein has product MDYPDIFTKEVSDEIVERIGKLTPETQPQWGKMSVGQMLAHCCVTYEMVYTDKFPKPKGVVKFMLKVFVKNTVVGPAPYKRNSRTAPAFLITGSKDFDAEKARLIGYIRQTQELGGAHFGNKESLSFGKLRTDQWNTMFYKHLDHHLNQFGV; this is encoded by the coding sequence ATGGACTACCCTGATATTTTTACCAAAGAAGTAAGTGATGAAATAGTGGAGCGAATAGGTAAACTTACACCCGAAACACAGCCACAGTGGGGTAAAATGTCAGTAGGTCAAATGCTGGCGCATTGTTGCGTAACCTACGAAATGGTGTACACGGATAAATTTCCCAAGCCAAAGGGTGTGGTAAAATTTATGCTAAAGGTATTTGTGAAAAACACGGTGGTAGGTCCAGCCCCTTACAAGAGAAACTCACGTACGGCCCCAGCTTTTTTGATTACCGGAAGCAAAGATTTTGATGCTGAGAAAGCACGGCTGATAGGTTACATTAGGCAGACACAAGAATTGGGTGGAGCGCATTTCGGCAATAAGGAGTCACTCTCTTTTGGGAAACTAAGAACCGATCAATGGAACACTATGTTCTACAAGCATTTGGATCATCACCTTAACCAATTTGGTGTGTAG
- a CDS encoding GlsB/YeaQ/YmgE family stress response membrane protein — MTDVAQFHNLSHLFISLIGAIVLLAIYRNIRKRFGSLLAEDESQKRVDRGLIYLSLAMLVWVVSGFDSYLAYHFNFQTSPFQVLIISLLSIANNFFLLLALFYFQYAPSFVYESKKGGRVILSIIILVTLLTLGAALADKPMIYFGLSLKALPDLLLSALISFLLIISLYRTFLHRGLPVVAVISSIVVMLMLASQLPEVFLFLKNDFAVYLLKIVSKTSLIFIFLVLATTWVIQLANTPRPTEMRIHFLDWSLIKLTIPSKNIEDQTVDFSSKTTQFSNLLKFAIRRKYGAAEMQPMVVGAAGEIKNQTYLTRILENINEILNQSPENALERKDLFTFLGEGKYRIRMLPQDIFIDDALLSEFAANAKNPQYQSILDQTSSGYKK; from the coding sequence ATGACAGACGTAGCCCAGTTTCACAACCTTTCTCACCTATTCATTTCGCTAATTGGCGCAATCGTATTACTAGCTATTTATCGCAATATTCGCAAGCGCTTTGGTAGCCTGCTGGCCGAAGACGAATCACAAAAGCGTGTGGATAGAGGTTTGATTTACCTGAGCCTTGCCATGCTCGTGTGGGTCGTTTCTGGCTTTGACTCTTACTTGGCTTATCACTTTAATTTTCAAACATCACCCTTCCAAGTTTTAATTATCAGTCTGCTTTCTATTGCCAATAATTTCTTTTTGCTGCTGGCACTTTTCTATTTTCAGTATGCACCCTCGTTTGTTTATGAAAGCAAAAAGGGCGGACGTGTAATCTTGTCCATCATTATTTTGGTAACCCTACTAACCTTGGGCGCTGCCTTGGCGGACAAACCCATGATTTATTTTGGACTTAGCCTAAAAGCCCTGCCAGACCTCTTGCTTTCTGCCCTTATTTCGTTTCTACTCATTATATCTTTGTACCGCACTTTTTTGCATCGGGGCTTACCGGTGGTTGCAGTTATTTCCTCTATTGTGGTAATGCTTATGCTAGCCTCTCAACTGCCCGAGGTCTTTTTATTTTTAAAGAATGACTTTGCAGTGTACCTGCTCAAGATAGTTTCCAAAACCTCCTTGATTTTTATTTTCCTGGTATTGGCTACCACTTGGGTCATTCAGCTGGCAAATACCCCACGGCCCACCGAAATGCGTATTCACTTTTTAGACTGGTCACTTATAAAACTTACCATTCCATCTAAAAACATCGAAGACCAAACGGTGGATTTTAGTTCCAAAACCACTCAGTTCAGCAATCTTTTAAAATTTGCCATAAGGCGAAAATATGGTGCTGCCGAAATGCAACCGATGGTGGTAGGTGCAGCTGGTGAAATTAAAAACCAAACCTATCTCACCCGCATCCTCGAAAACATAAATGAGATATTAAACCAAAGCCCTGAAAATGCACTGGAGCGCAAGGACCTTTTCACCTTTTTGGGCGAAGGAAAGTACAGAATCCGAATGCTGCCGCAGGATATTTTTATAGACGATGCCTTGCTAAGCGAATTTGCAGCTAATGCCAAAAACCCCCAGTACCAAAGCATTTTAGACCAAACATCGAGCGGTTACAAAAAATAA
- a CDS encoding peptide MFS transporter → MKAQESTSAPEMMGHPKGLFYLFFAELWERFSFYGMKALLVLYMIKQLLFTDEMSFGVFAAYMSLVYVTPLIGGMLADKFLGFRKAIIIGGVFMTLGHLLLTIEMPVFFYGSLALIIVGNGFFKPNISTFVGSLYHKKDPRRDSGFTIFYMGINIGGALAPLLCALVAEMYGWHYGFILAGLGMITGLIVFYRGIKSGVFGNHGLPPSQEIYNQKVAGLNRGNLIALLSFLSVPLFALGIYLHHYEHFIVWLAAFLIVGVLVQIYLKSDKVEKSRLIVIGYLTMLMTLFWAVFEQAGSSLTLFADRNVNLIWLSAAQTNSINSLFIIALAIPFSALWAYLTRINRNPNSAIKSGMGLLFLGIGFLVFALSARDVDALARTPMFYLFAGYFILTIGELFISPIGLSKMTELSPTKYVSFVMGVFFSSSFFGHFFAGKIASLTALKKGEVNIFSEGFFGKITAWVTGLDYTQITTANVPGFEQLYSYVSVYAGFGVLMVLLGLLAIVISPIIKKLMGGIN, encoded by the coding sequence ATGAAAGCACAAGAAAGTACAAGCGCCCCCGAAATGATGGGGCATCCCAAAGGTTTATTTTATCTCTTTTTTGCCGAATTGTGGGAGCGGTTTTCCTTTTATGGAATGAAAGCCCTGCTGGTGCTTTACATGATAAAGCAGCTCCTCTTTACCGATGAAATGTCCTTTGGCGTATTTGCCGCCTATATGTCGCTGGTGTATGTTACTCCACTCATTGGCGGTATGCTGGCCGATAAATTTTTAGGCTTCCGCAAAGCAATAATTATCGGTGGCGTATTTATGACTTTGGGCCACCTGCTCCTCACCATAGAAATGCCCGTTTTCTTTTACGGTTCACTTGCGCTTATCATTGTGGGTAATGGTTTTTTTAAGCCCAATATTTCCACTTTCGTGGGAAGCTTGTATCACAAAAAAGACCCTCGTAGAGATTCGGGCTTTACCATTTTTTATATGGGAATAAATATTGGCGGTGCGCTAGCTCCTTTACTTTGCGCATTGGTTGCCGAAATGTACGGTTGGCATTATGGTTTTATCCTTGCCGGATTGGGCATGATAACTGGCCTTATCGTTTTTTACAGAGGTATAAAAAGTGGCGTATTTGGAAACCATGGACTTCCTCCTTCTCAAGAAATTTACAACCAAAAAGTAGCTGGCTTAAACCGCGGAAACCTCATCGCCCTTTTATCCTTTCTTAGCGTTCCCTTATTTGCGCTTGGCATTTATCTTCACCATTATGAGCATTTTATTGTGTGGCTGGCAGCCTTCCTCATTGTTGGCGTTTTAGTTCAGATTTATCTAAAATCTGATAAAGTTGAAAAAAGCCGCCTGATTGTAATTGGCTACCTCACCATGCTTATGACCTTGTTTTGGGCTGTGTTTGAGCAAGCCGGAAGTTCACTCACCTTGTTTGCTGATAGAAATGTGAATCTCATTTGGCTGAGTGCCGCACAAACCAATAGCATTAATTCTCTCTTTATAATTGCCCTCGCCATTCCATTTTCTGCACTTTGGGCTTACCTCACCCGCATAAATCGCAATCCAAACTCAGCCATAAAATCAGGAATGGGCCTTCTATTTCTTGGTATTGGTTTTTTGGTTTTCGCACTCTCCGCCCGTGATGTGGATGCACTTGCCCGGACACCTATGTTTTACCTCTTTGCTGGCTATTTTATTCTTACCATTGGCGAACTCTTCATCTCTCCAATCGGACTTTCTAAAATGACGGAGCTTTCGCCTACAAAGTATGTTTCCTTTGTAATGGGCGTGTTCTTTTCGTCATCCTTTTTTGGGCATTTCTTTGCAGGAAAAATAGCCTCGCTCACCGCACTGAAAAAAGGAGAGGTAAATATATTTTCAGAAGGATTTTTTGGAAAAATCACCGCTTGGGTCACCGGCCTTGATTATACACAAATTACTACAGCCAATGTTCCAGGTTTTGAACAGCTCTATTCATACGTTTCGGTGTATGCCGGTTTTGGCGTGCTTATGGTTTTACTCGGCCTTTTGGCCATTGTGATTTCACCGATTATTAAAAAGCTGATGGGTGGAATTAATTGA
- a CDS encoding LLM class flavin-dependent oxidoreductase, translating to MSIPFSILELATVGKDLGPGVALRDTLKIAKKAEEFGYSRFWLAEHHNMVSIASSATAVLIGQVAAATKSIRVGSGGVMLPNHSPLIVAEQFGTLGHLFPNRIDLGLGRAPGTDQVTANAIRSDRMQATHHFPHEVEKIQQYFSVENENSDVRATVAEGVDVPIWILGSSTDSAHLAAEKGLPYAFASHFSSAQLFDALNIYHNNFKPSKYLDKPKTIACINVILADTVEEAERLFTSLIKRFLGILTNDRDYMDPPQDMTPELRELTQHPSFQRMLKYTFVGTKEKVKPQVDEFVKATEVDELMVVSHMYSTEDRIKSIRLFSEIMKG from the coding sequence ATGTCAATTCCATTTTCAATATTAGAACTAGCCACTGTTGGCAAAGATTTAGGCCCGGGTGTAGCTTTACGCGATACACTAAAAATTGCCAAAAAAGCGGAGGAATTTGGCTATTCTAGATTTTGGTTAGCCGAACATCACAATATGGTAAGTATTGCCAGTTCGGCTACAGCTGTACTTATTGGGCAAGTGGCGGCTGCAACTAAAAGTATACGGGTAGGTTCTGGTGGAGTCATGCTTCCTAATCATTCACCTCTTATAGTTGCTGAGCAATTTGGAACCTTAGGTCATCTTTTTCCCAACAGAATTGACCTCGGATTAGGACGCGCGCCAGGAACGGATCAAGTTACGGCCAATGCGATAAGGAGCGATAGAATGCAGGCCACGCATCACTTCCCACATGAAGTGGAAAAAATTCAGCAATACTTCTCTGTAGAAAATGAAAATTCTGATGTTCGCGCTACTGTGGCCGAAGGTGTAGATGTTCCTATTTGGATTTTGGGCTCCAGCACCGATAGTGCCCACTTGGCTGCAGAAAAAGGTTTGCCCTATGCTTTTGCCAGTCATTTTTCTTCGGCACAACTTTTTGATGCTCTAAATATTTACCACAATAATTTTAAGCCTTCAAAGTATCTGGATAAGCCCAAAACTATAGCGTGTATAAATGTGATTTTGGCGGATACTGTTGAAGAAGCTGAAAGACTTTTTACTTCGTTAATCAAACGGTTTTTAGGCATACTCACAAACGACCGTGACTATATGGACCCTCCGCAAGATATGACACCAGAGCTGAGGGAGTTGACACAGCACCCTTCTTTCCAGCGAATGCTTAAGTATACATTCGTGGGCACCAAAGAAAAGGTAAAGCCGCAGGTGGATGAATTTGTAAAAGCCACGGAGGTAGATGAGTTGATGGTGGTGTCACACATGTACAGTACCGAAGACCGAATAAAGTCTATTCGTTTGTTCTCTGAAATTATGAAGGGTTAA